A window of Streptomyces sp. DG1A-41 contains these coding sequences:
- a CDS encoding LacI family DNA-binding transcriptional regulator — translation MATMADVARSAGVSVATVSHVLNGTRPVLPHTRQAVLDAVEELGYTTNTLARSLVTARTRSIGLAVSAISNPYFTEILQGVEASALEHGYSLLIADPHDDPEHERKVVQLLHERRVDGMIVAPSADPRGLLAYLGRHDVPAVFLDRLVDAPDGGPRFDQVCADNAEPTSRLVTHLAGLGHRRIGLVAGRPGLSTTSERITGYRTGLAFAGLPYDERLLVHGDSESAGAEQATAALLSLVVPPTALVTGNNAMTIGALRALRAHGLSVPGDIALCCFDDFAWADLFSPRLTAIAQPSRDIGARAVRVLLERLAEPDRPARTVRLPCAFAHRTSCGCPEEPARPAESGQSVRLEQPEQSAQSERGIVA, via the coding sequence ATGGCGACCATGGCCGACGTCGCACGGAGCGCCGGTGTCTCCGTGGCGACCGTCTCGCACGTCCTGAACGGCACCCGGCCGGTACTGCCGCACACCCGCCAGGCGGTCCTGGACGCCGTGGAGGAGCTGGGCTACACCACGAACACGCTGGCCCGTTCCCTGGTGACGGCCCGCACCCGGTCCATCGGGCTCGCGGTGTCGGCGATCAGCAACCCCTACTTCACGGAGATCCTCCAGGGCGTCGAGGCCAGTGCCCTGGAACACGGTTACAGCCTCCTGATCGCCGATCCGCACGACGACCCGGAGCACGAGCGCAAGGTCGTCCAGCTGCTGCACGAGCGCCGGGTGGACGGCATGATCGTCGCGCCCTCCGCGGATCCGCGCGGGCTGCTCGCCTACCTGGGGCGGCACGACGTACCGGCCGTGTTCCTCGACCGGCTGGTGGACGCCCCGGACGGCGGACCGCGCTTCGACCAGGTCTGCGCCGACAACGCCGAACCGACGTCCCGGCTGGTCACCCACCTCGCCGGTCTCGGTCACCGGCGGATCGGGCTGGTGGCGGGACGGCCGGGGCTCAGCACCACGAGCGAGCGGATCACCGGCTACCGGACCGGCCTCGCGTTCGCGGGACTGCCGTACGACGAACGGCTCCTGGTGCACGGCGACTCGGAGTCGGCCGGCGCCGAACAGGCCACCGCCGCCCTGCTGTCCCTCGTGGTGCCGCCCACCGCGCTGGTCACCGGCAACAACGCCATGACCATCGGGGCGCTGCGTGCCCTGCGCGCGCACGGCCTGTCCGTGCCCGGCGACATCGCGCTGTGCTGCTTCGACGACTTCGCCTGGGCGGACCTGTTCTCGCCCCGGCTCACCGCGATCGCGCAGCCCAGCAGGGACATCGGCGCCCGGGCCGTACGCGTGCTCCTGGAACGTCTCGCCGAGCCGGACCGGCCCGCCCGGACCGTGCGGCTCCCCTGCGCCTTCGCCCACCGCACGTCGTGCGGCTGCCCCGAGGAGCCGGCACGGCCCGCGGAGTCGGGGCAGTCCGTGCGGCTCGAGCAGCCTGAGCAGTCCGCGCAGTCCGAGAGAGGAATCGTCGCATGA